A portion of the uncultured Draconibacterium sp. genome contains these proteins:
- the ahcY gene encoding adenosylhomocysteinase: MTVSVQKTLDYKVADISLADFGRKEIEIAEKEMPGLMAIREKFGPGKPLNGVRVMGSLHMTVQTAVLIETLVALGADVRWASCNIFSTQDHAAAAIAAAGVPVFAWKGETLEEYWWCTREAMSFPDGKGPQLIVDDGGDATLLIHKGYAAEKDASVLDVEASSEEEAVILELLKTTLKEDNQKWHRTVAEWKGVSEETTTGVHRLYHMAEKGELLVPAINVNDSVTKSKFDNLYGCRESLADGIKRATDVMIAGKVVVVAGYGDVGKGCAHSMRSYGARVIVTEIDPICALQAAMEGFEVKTMEDALAEGNIYVTTTGNCDVITAEHMAAMKDQSIVCNIGHFDNEIQVAKMEKWPGIEKVNIKPQVDKYTYEDGHSIYLLAEGRLVNLGCATGHPSFVMSNSFTNQSLAQIDLWENNYEVGVYTLSKKLDEEVARLHLAQIGVKLTELTEKQASYLGVSKEGPFKPEHYRY; encoded by the coding sequence ATGACTGTGTCAGTTCAGAAAACACTAGATTACAAAGTTGCCGATATATCATTGGCAGATTTCGGAAGAAAAGAAATTGAAATTGCCGAGAAAGAAATGCCGGGATTGATGGCTATTAGAGAAAAATTTGGTCCGGGCAAACCTTTAAATGGAGTTCGAGTGATGGGTAGTTTGCATATGACCGTACAAACTGCCGTTTTAATTGAAACACTTGTTGCCCTTGGAGCCGACGTTCGTTGGGCAAGTTGCAATATATTTTCAACACAGGATCATGCTGCAGCAGCAATTGCCGCGGCCGGTGTTCCTGTTTTTGCATGGAAAGGAGAGACACTGGAGGAGTACTGGTGGTGTACCCGCGAAGCAATGAGTTTCCCGGATGGAAAAGGTCCGCAACTCATTGTTGACGATGGTGGCGATGCTACCCTATTAATTCACAAAGGTTATGCTGCCGAGAAAGATGCCAGTGTTTTGGATGTTGAAGCTTCAAGCGAAGAGGAAGCAGTAATTCTTGAGTTGCTGAAAACGACATTAAAAGAAGATAATCAGAAATGGCACCGCACAGTGGCCGAGTGGAAAGGCGTTTCGGAAGAAACAACTACCGGAGTGCATCGTTTGTACCACATGGCCGAAAAAGGCGAGTTGCTGGTTCCGGCTATTAATGTTAACGATTCGGTAACCAAATCGAAATTTGATAATCTGTATGGTTGTCGCGAATCGCTTGCCGACGGTATTAAACGTGCTACCGATGTAATGATTGCAGGAAAAGTTGTGGTTGTTGCCGGTTATGGTGATGTTGGTAAAGGTTGTGCCCACTCAATGCGTAGTTACGGCGCTCGTGTAATTGTTACTGAAATAGATCCGATTTGTGCGCTGCAGGCGGCTATGGAAGGATTTGAGGTAAAAACAATGGAAGATGCACTAGCCGAAGGAAACATTTATGTAACCACTACCGGAAACTGCGATGTAATTACAGCCGAACACATGGCTGCGATGAAAGACCAGTCGATTGTTTGTAATATTGGGCACTTCGATAATGAAATTCAGGTTGCCAAAATGGAAAAATGGCCTGGCATCGAAAAAGTAAACATCAAACCACAAGTTGATAAATATACATACGAAGATGGTCATAGCATCTACTTGTTGGCCGAAGGTCGTTTAGTGAACCTTGGATGTGCAACCGGACACCCGTCATTCGTGATGAGTAACTCGTTTACCAACCAGAGTTTGGCACAAATTGATTTGTGGGAGAACAACTACGAAGTTGGCGTTTACACCTTATCGAAGAAATTAGATGAGGAAGTTGCCCGTTTGCACCTGGCGCAAATTGGCGTAAAATTGACTGAGCTTACCGAAAAACAAGCCTCTTATCTGGGCGTTTCGAAAGAAGGTCCGTTTAAGCCGGAGCACTACAGATATTAA